One segment of Candidatus Margulisiibacteriota bacterium DNA contains the following:
- a CDS encoding nucleotidyltransferase domain-containing protein, with product MNIEQLPAQYRQDVQTAAALLKDEGCRAVYLFGSLVTGKFRKNSDIDIGVSGLPEKKFFKVYAKLDGSLAGEVDLIDFDENKDFYALLDSLGEVVRIE from the coding sequence ATGAATATCGAACAATTGCCAGCGCAATATCGCCAAGATGTCCAAACTGCCGCCGCTTTGCTCAAAGATGAAGGCTGCAGGGCTGTTTATTTGTTTGGGTCATTGGTTACGGGGAAATTTCGTAAAAATTCAGATATAGATATTGGTGTATCAGGTTTGCCGGAGAAAAAATTTTTTAAAGTCTATGCCAAACTTGACGGCAGCCTGGCTGGAGAGGTTGATCTGATAGATTTTGATGAAAATAAAGATTTTTATGCCCTGTTAGATTCTCTGGGCGAGGTGGTTAGAATTGAATAA
- a CDS encoding LexA family transcriptional regulator produces the protein MKLHKIQEELLALLKRSQNNPLTIRELQDELGLSSTSVVAHHIKQLEKKGLLKRDPANPRNYSVTDDEDGVRITYLPLYGLAQCGPRGSILDGNPLDKIAISSELIRFPVNEMFLVKARGDSMLPKISSGDLVFVRQTKTADSGEVVVCVNDGEALIKKYQRDKRQVVLSSLHSEKYAPFTAAADFRIEGVVKGVLSYKF, from the coding sequence ACGTTCGCAAAACAATCCGCTGACTATCCGCGAGCTGCAGGACGAGTTAGGTTTGAGCTCGACAAGCGTGGTGGCGCACCACATCAAGCAGCTGGAGAAAAAAGGCCTGCTCAAGCGCGACCCGGCCAATCCGCGCAATTATTCCGTGACCGATGACGAGGACGGCGTGCGCATCACTTATCTGCCGCTGTACGGGCTGGCGCAGTGCGGCCCCAGAGGCTCGATCCTTGACGGCAATCCACTCGATAAGATCGCTATTTCTTCGGAGTTGATCCGTTTCCCCGTGAACGAAATGTTTCTGGTCAAAGCGCGCGGCGACTCGATGCTGCCCAAGATTAGCAGCGGCGATCTGGTTTTTGTGCGCCAGACCAAAACAGCGGACAGCGGCGAAGTAGTGGTCTGCGTCAATGACGGCGAGGCTTTGATCAAAAAGTACCAGAGAGACAAAAGACAGGTGGTGCTTTCCTCGCTCCATAGCGAAAAATACGCGCCATTCACCGCCGCCGCGGATTTCCGCATCGAGGGCGTGGTCAAGGGTGTGCTGAGTTATAAGTTTTAG